A window from Pseudobutyrivibrio ruminis HUN009 encodes these proteins:
- a CDS encoding DNA-directed RNA polymerase subunit beta produces MEKNRIRPVKAGKNLRMSYSRQKEVLEMPNLIEVQKNSYDWFVKDGLKEAFADISPIQDRGNQLELHFVDFTLCKDEVKYTIPQCKERDATYAAPLKVKVRLVNKESGDMQEHEIFMGDLPLMTETGTFVINGAERVIVSQLVRSPGIYYAIGHDKIGKELYSCTVIPNRGAWLEYETDSNDVFYVRVDRNRKVPVTVLIRALGLGTNQEIIDVFGEEPKILATFAKDPSITEKNPQGSYEGGLLELYRKLRPGEPLAKDSAESLIHGMFFDPRRYDLAKVGRYKFNKKLMLRNRIAGQILAEDVVDTTTGEIIAKAGDKITLEKADEIQNAAVTHVFIQTETRNVKVLSNMMVDITKFVDVDAEALGITELVYYPVLERILSENTTKEDIEDAIERSVADLIPKHITVEDVFASINYNMHLEYGIGKDDDIDHLGNRRIRAVGELLQNQYRIGLSRLEKVVRERMTTRDLEDISPQNLINIKPVTAAIKEFFGSSQLSQFMDQNNPLGELTHKRRLSALGPGGLSRDRAGFEVRDVHYSHYGRMCPIETPEGPNIGLINSLASYARINEYGFIEAPYRRIDKSDPENPRVTDEVVYMTADEEDNYHVAQANVKLDAEGHFMRKNVSGRFREETQEYDKTMFDYMDVSPKMVFSVATALIPFLQNDDPTRALMGSNMQRQAVPLLTTEAPVVGTGMEPKTAVDSGVCVVAKRAGIVEMSETKRIIIKADEDGTRDEYDLLKFTRSNQSNCYNQRPIVFKGDHVEAGEVIADGPSTKNGELALGKNPLIGFMTWEGYNYEDAVLLSERLVQDDVYTSIHIEEYEIDARDTKLGPEEITRDVAGVGDDALKDLDESGIIRIGAEVRAGDILVGKVTPKGETERTPEERLLLAIFGEKAREVRDTSLRVPHGAYGIVVDAKVFTRENGDELSPGVNKSVRIYIAQKRKIGVGDKMAGRHGNKGVVSRVLPVEDMPYLPNGRPLDIVLNPLGVPSRMNIGQVLEIHLSLAAKALGFDIETPVFDGANEIDIQDTLELANDYVNMPFDKEEATNGEETFYDKYVDILRDDVMEYLSTNRAHRALWKGVPISRDGKVQLRDGRTGEPFDGPVTIGHMHYLKLHHLVDDKIHARSTGPYSLVTQQPLGGKAQFGGQRFGEMEVWALEAYGASYTLQEILTMKSDDVIGRVKTYEAIIKGENIPEPGIPESFKVLLKELQSLGLDVRVLDENREEVELMETSEYGNTDLNAIIAGSDRNFAFEDDNSFAQAGFSTKKFDSDGDLVDDEDDAAFEEDDDFTDVADDFDEE; encoded by the coding sequence ATGGAGAAAAACAGAATACGTCCAGTGAAAGCTGGAAAGAACTTGCGTATGAGTTACTCGAGACAAAAAGAGGTACTTGAAATGCCTAATTTAATCGAGGTCCAGAAGAACAGTTATGACTGGTTCGTTAAGGACGGATTAAAAGAAGCATTTGCTGATATCTCTCCTATTCAGGATAGGGGTAATCAGCTTGAGTTGCACTTTGTTGACTTTACATTGTGCAAGGATGAAGTTAAGTACACCATCCCACAGTGCAAGGAAAGAGATGCAACATACGCAGCACCTTTGAAAGTAAAGGTACGCCTTGTAAACAAGGAGTCCGGAGACATGCAGGAGCATGAAATTTTCATGGGTGATTTACCACTTATGACAGAGACTGGCACATTCGTTATTAATGGAGCAGAGCGTGTTATCGTCAGTCAGCTTGTTCGTTCACCAGGTATCTATTATGCTATCGGTCACGACAAGATTGGTAAGGAGCTCTATTCATGTACAGTAATACCTAACCGAGGTGCATGGTTAGAGTATGAGACAGATTCCAATGACGTTTTCTATGTTCGTGTAGACCGTAACAGAAAAGTACCTGTTACAGTACTTATTCGTGCTCTTGGTTTAGGTACAAACCAGGAAATTATTGATGTATTTGGCGAAGAGCCAAAGATTCTTGCTACATTTGCTAAGGATCCTTCTATCACTGAGAAGAATCCTCAGGGTAGCTACGAAGGAGGCTTACTTGAGTTATATCGTAAGCTTCGTCCAGGCGAGCCACTTGCAAAGGACAGCGCTGAGTCATTAATTCACGGTATGTTCTTTGATCCAAGACGTTACGATCTTGCAAAGGTAGGACGTTATAAATTCAATAAGAAGCTTATGCTTCGCAACCGTATTGCAGGTCAGATTCTTGCAGAGGATGTAGTTGACACTACAACTGGCGAGATTATCGCAAAGGCTGGAGATAAGATTACACTTGAGAAGGCTGATGAAATCCAGAATGCAGCTGTTACTCATGTATTCATCCAGACTGAGACACGCAATGTAAAGGTTCTTTCAAACATGATGGTTGATATCACAAAGTTTGTTGATGTCGATGCAGAGGCTCTTGGTATTACAGAGCTCGTATACTATCCAGTATTAGAGAGAATTCTTTCAGAAAACACAACAAAAGAAGATATTGAGGATGCTATTGAGCGTTCAGTAGCTGATTTGATTCCAAAGCACATTACAGTTGAGGATGTATTTGCATCAATCAACTACAATATGCATCTTGAGTACGGCATTGGTAAGGATGACGATATCGATCACCTTGGTAACCGTCGTATTCGTGCTGTTGGTGAGCTTTTACAGAACCAGTACAGAATCGGTTTATCACGTCTCGAGAAGGTTGTACGTGAGCGTATGACAACTCGTGACCTTGAGGATATTTCTCCACAGAACCTCATCAACATCAAGCCTGTTACAGCTGCAATCAAAGAGTTCTTTGGTTCATCACAGTTGTCACAGTTCATGGATCAGAACAACCCACTTGGTGAGTTGACACATAAGAGACGTCTTTCTGCCCTTGGTCCTGGTGGTCTTTCAAGAGATCGTGCCGGATTCGAGGTTCGAGACGTACACTATTCTCACTATGGACGTATGTGCCCTATCGAGACACCTGAAGGACCAAACATCGGTCTTATCAACTCTCTCGCAAGCTATGCTCGTATCAATGAGTATGGTTTTATTGAGGCGCCATACAGACGTATTGATAAATCAGACCCAGAGAATCCTCGCGTAACAGACGAGGTTGTCTATATGACAGCAGACGAAGAGGATAACTATCATGTAGCACAGGCTAACGTCAAGCTTGACGCAGAAGGCCACTTCATGAGAAAGAACGTATCTGGTCGTTTCCGTGAGGAGACACAGGAGTACGATAAGACTATGTTTGATTACATGGACGTATCTCCAAAGATGGTATTCTCAGTTGCTACAGCCCTTATTCCATTCCTTCAGAACGATGACCCTACACGTGCCCTCATGGGATCAAACATGCAGCGTCAGGCAGTACCTCTTCTTACTACAGAGGCTCCAGTTGTTGGTACAGGTATGGAACCAAAGACAGCTGTCGATTCAGGTGTCTGCGTAGTTGCTAAGCGCGCTGGTATCGTAGAGATGTCAGAGACAAAGCGTATTATCATCAAGGCTGACGAAGACGGAACAAGAGATGAATATGATCTTCTCAAGTTCACACGTTCAAACCAGTCTAACTGCTACAATCAGCGTCCAATCGTATTCAAGGGTGACCATGTAGAAGCAGGCGAGGTTATCGCTGATGGTCCTTCTACAAAGAATGGTGAGCTTGCCCTTGGTAAGAACCCTCTTATCGGTTTCATGACATGGGAAGGTTACAACTACGAGGATGCGGTTCTCCTTTCAGAGAGACTTGTACAGGATGATGTTTATACATCTATTCATATTGAAGAGTACGAAATCGATGCTCGTGATACAAAGCTTGGACCAGAGGAAATCACACGTGATGTTGCTGGTGTAGGTGATGATGCACTTAAGGATCTTGACGAGAGCGGTATTATCCGTATCGGTGCTGAGGTTCGTGCAGGTGATATCCTTGTTGGTAAGGTTACACCTAAGGGAGAGACAGAGCGTACTCCAGAAGAAAGACTTCTTCTTGCAATCTTCGGTGAGAAGGCAAGAGAGGTTCGTGATACTTCACTCCGTGTTCCACACGGTGCTTACGGTATCGTTGTTGATGCAAAGGTATTTACTCGTGAGAACGGCGATGAGCTTTCTCCAGGTGTTAATAAATCAGTACGTATCTACATTGCTCAGAAGAGAAAAATCGGTGTAGGTGATAAGATGGCTGGTCGTCATGGTAACAAGGGTGTAGTTTCCCGCGTACTTCCAGTAGAAGATATGCCATATCTTCCAAACGGTCGTCCACTTGATATCGTACTTAACCCATTGGGTGTACCTTCACGTATGAATATCGGTCAGGTCCTTGAGATTCACCTTTCACTTGCTGCAAAGGCACTTGGATTTGACATTGAAACACCAGTATTTGATGGTGCAAATGAAATTGATATCCAGGATACACTTGAGCTTGCAAATGACTATGTAAATATGCCATTTGACAAGGAAGAAGCTACAAACGGCGAGGAGACATTCTACGACAAGTACGTTGATATTCTTCGTGACGATGTTATGGAGTATCTTTCTACAAACCGTGCACACCGTGCACTTTGGAAGGGTGTTCCAATCTCTCGTGATGGTAAGGTACAGCTTCGCGATGGTCGTACAGGTGAGCCATTTGATGGTCCTGTAACAATCGGACACATGCATTACCTTAAGCTTCACCACCTTGTTGATGATAAGATTCATGCTCGTTCAACTGGTCCTTACTCACTTGTTACACAGCAGCCACTCGGTGGTAAAGCACAGTTCGGTGGACAGCGTTTCGGTGAGATGGAAGTTTGGGCTCTTGAGGCTTATGGTGCATCATACACACTTCAGGAAATCCTTACAATGAAGTCTGATGATGTTATCGGTCGTGTTAAGACATACGAAGCTATCATCAAGGGTGAAAACATCCCTGAGCCAGGTATCCCTGAGTCATTCAAGGTATTACTTAAGGAATTACAGTCACTTGGTCTTGATGTTCGTGTTCTCGATGAAAATCGTGAAGAAGTTGAACTTATGGAAACAAGTGAATATGGAAATACAGACCTCAATGCAATCATCGCTGGAAGCGATAGAAACTTTGCCTTCGAGGATGACAATTCATTCGCACAGGCAGGATTCTCTACAAAGAAGTTTGATTCTGATGGAGATCTTGTTGATGATGAAGATGATGCAGCATTTGAAGAAGATGATGATTTTACAGATGTAGCAGATGATTTTGATGAGGAATAA
- the rpoC gene encoding DNA-directed RNA polymerase subunit beta' produces MPENKEATYQPIAFDAIQIGLASPEKIRQWSRGEVKKPETINYRTLKPEKDGLFCEKIFGPSKDWECHCGKYKKIRYKGVVCDRCGVEITKASVRRERMGHIELAAPVSHIWYFKGIPSRMGLILDLSPKTLEKVLYFASYIVLDAGETALMYKQVLTEAEYQEAREQYGNGFRVGMGAEAIQELLKDIDLDEEATKLQIELDNATGQKRSRIIKRLEVVEAFRESGNRPEWMIMTVIPVIPPDLRPMVQLDGGRFATSDLNDLYRRIINRNNRLRRLLELGAPDIIVRNEKRMLQEAVDALIDNGRRGRPVTGPGNRPLKSLSDMLKGKSGRFRQNLLGKRVDYSGRSVIVVGPELKIYQCGLPKEMALELFKPFVMKELVGNGMAHNIKYAKKMVEKFEPEVWDILEDVIKEHPVMLNRAPTLHRLGIQAFEPILVEGRAIKLHPLVCTAFNADFDGDQMAVHLPLTQEAQAECRFMLLSPNNLLKPSDGGPVAVPSQDMVLGIYYLTQERGKSVGDTREELGEGKIFKNLNEAILAYENDALTMHARITVRVSKQHADGTVVTGNVSSTLGRLLFNEIIPQDLGYVDRTNPENELLPEVDFHVGKKQLKQILEKVINTHGATKTAEVLDDIKAMGYHYSTIAAMTVSISDMTVPPQKPELIAKAEETVDKITRQYKRGLITEEERYREVVDTWKETDDELTKDLLDGLDKYNNIFMMADSGARGSEKQIKQLAGMRGLMADTTGKTIELPIKSNFREGLDVLEYFMSAHGARKGLSDTALRTADSGYLTRRMVDVAQELIVRESDCVAGTNREIPGMWVYAFMDGREEIESLKDRITGRFSCYTICDAKGEVIVKANHMITPKRAAAIIEKGVDDKGNPIKRVKIRNVLNCRSHVGVCAKCYGANMASGRAVQVGEAIGIIAAQSIGEPGTQLTMRTFHTGGVAGNDITQGLPRVEELFEARKPKGLAIITEIAGTVSIEEDSKTKKREVVVTNSETGDVEKYLIPYGSRIKVISGQELEAGDELTEGSVNPHDILAIKGKSAVQDYLIREVQRVYRLQGVDINDKHIEVLCRQMLKRIRVDEAGDTGFMPGSLVDWLDFEEANEKMEAEGKEVATGTQELLGITKAALATNSFLSAASFQETTKVLTDAAIKGKIDPLNGLKENVIIGRLIPAGTGMKRYSNIPLSTDNQLADAAMPVEEFEGEANGAEALSDELVDVE; encoded by the coding sequence ATGCCAGAGAATAAAGAAGCGACATATCAACCAATAGCATTTGACGCAATACAGATTGGATTGGCTTCACCTGAAAAGATCAGACAGTGGTCTCGTGGCGAAGTTAAAAAGCCAGAGACAATCAACTATCGTACACTGAAGCCTGAGAAGGATGGTCTTTTCTGCGAAAAGATTTTTGGACCTAGCAAGGACTGGGAATGTCACTGCGGAAAGTACAAGAAGATTCGTTATAAGGGTGTAGTTTGTGATCGTTGTGGTGTTGAAATCACAAAGGCAAGCGTTCGTCGTGAGCGTATGGGTCACATTGAACTTGCTGCACCAGTTTCACATATTTGGTATTTCAAGGGTATTCCTTCACGTATGGGACTTATTCTTGATCTTTCACCAAAAACACTTGAGAAGGTTCTCTACTTTGCATCATACATCGTTCTTGATGCAGGAGAGACAGCTCTCATGTATAAGCAGGTCCTCACAGAAGCTGAGTACCAGGAAGCTAGAGAGCAGTATGGTAACGGCTTCAGAGTAGGAATGGGTGCTGAAGCTATCCAGGAGCTTCTCAAGGATATTGACCTTGATGAAGAGGCTACAAAGCTTCAGATCGAATTAGATAACGCTACAGGCCAGAAGCGTTCACGTATCATCAAGAGACTCGAGGTTGTTGAGGCATTCCGCGAGTCAGGAAACAGACCTGAATGGATGATTATGACAGTTATCCCTGTTATTCCACCAGATCTTCGTCCTATGGTACAGCTTGATGGTGGCCGTTTTGCTACATCTGATCTTAACGACTTATACCGTCGTATTATCAATAGAAATAACCGACTTCGTCGACTCTTAGAGCTTGGTGCTCCTGATATCATCGTACGTAACGAAAAGCGTATGCTTCAGGAAGCTGTTGATGCTCTTATCGATAACGGTCGTCGTGGCCGTCCTGTTACAGGTCCTGGTAACAGACCTCTTAAGTCACTTTCAGACATGCTTAAGGGTAAGTCTGGTCGATTCAGACAGAACCTTCTTGGTAAGCGTGTTGACTACTCAGGTCGTTCAGTTATCGTCGTAGGACCAGAGCTTAAGATTTACCAGTGTGGTCTTCCAAAGGAGATGGCACTCGAGCTCTTCAAGCCTTTCGTTATGAAGGAGCTCGTTGGTAATGGTATGGCTCACAACATTAAATATGCTAAGAAGATGGTAGAGAAGTTTGAGCCAGAGGTTTGGGACATCCTTGAAGATGTCATTAAAGAGCATCCAGTTATGCTTAACCGTGCTCCTACACTTCATAGACTTGGTATTCAGGCTTTCGAGCCAATCCTTGTAGAAGGTAGAGCTATCAAGCTTCATCCACTTGTATGTACAGCTTTCAACGCCGATTTCGATGGTGATCAGATGGCTGTTCACCTTCCACTTACTCAGGAGGCACAGGCTGAATGTAGATTCATGCTTCTTTCACCTAACAACCTCTTGAAGCCTTCAGATGGTGGTCCTGTTGCCGTTCCTTCACAGGATATGGTACTTGGTATTTACTACCTCACACAGGAGCGTGGTAAGTCTGTAGGTGATACTAGAGAAGAGCTTGGCGAAGGCAAAATCTTCAAGAACCTTAACGAGGCAATTCTTGCATACGAGAACGATGCATTAACAATGCATGCACGTATCACAGTTCGTGTTTCAAAGCAGCATGCTGACGGAACTGTTGTTACAGGTAATGTTTCATCAACACTTGGTAGACTTCTCTTCAACGAGATCATTCCACAGGATCTTGGCTATGTAGATAGAACTAATCCTGAGAACGAGCTTTTGCCAGAGGTAGACTTCCATGTTGGTAAGAAGCAGTTAAAGCAGATTCTTGAAAAAGTTATTAATACACACGGAGCTACAAAGACAGCAGAAGTTCTTGATGATATCAAGGCAATGGGTTACCACTACTCAACAATTGCTGCCATGACAGTTTCAATTTCAGATATGACAGTACCTCCTCAGAAGCCAGAGCTTATCGCAAAGGCTGAGGAGACAGTTGATAAGATTACACGTCAGTATAAGCGTGGTCTTATTACAGAAGAAGAGCGTTATCGTGAAGTAGTTGATACTTGGAAAGAGACTGATGATGAGCTTACTAAGGACCTTCTTGATGGTCTTGATAAGTACAACAACATCTTCATGATGGCTGATTCAGGTGCCCGTGGTTCTGAAAAGCAGATTAAGCAGCTTGCTGGTATGCGTGGTTTGATGGCTGATACAACAGGTAAGACTATCGAGCTTCCTATTAAGTCAAACTTCCGTGAGGGTCTTGATGTACTTGAGTACTTCATGTCAGCTCATGGTGCTCGTAAGGGTCTTTCTGATACAGCTCTTCGTACAGCCGATTCAGGATACTTGACCCGTCGAATGGTTGACGTTGCTCAGGAACTTATCGTTCGTGAATCTGACTGTGTTGCTGGTACAAATCGCGAGATTCCAGGTATGTGGGTATACGCATTCATGGATGGTCGTGAAGAAATCGAATCACTTAAGGATCGTATTACTGGTAGATTCTCATGCTACACAATCTGCGATGCTAAGGGTGAGGTTATCGTTAAGGCTAACCACATGATCACACCTAAGCGTGCAGCTGCAATCATCGAAAAGGGTGTTGATGATAAGGGCAACCCAATCAAGAGAGTTAAGATCAGAAACGTACTTAACTGTCGTTCACACGTTGGTGTTTGTGCTAAGTGTTACGGCGCTAACATGGCATCTGGTCGTGCTGTACAGGTTGGTGAAGCAATCGGTATCATCGCCGCTCAGTCAATCGGTGAGCCAGGTACACAGCTTACTATGAGAACATTCCATACTGGTGGTGTTGCTGGTAACGATATTACTCAGGGTCTTCCTCGTGTCGAGGAGCTTTTCGAGGCTAGAAAGCCTAAGGGACTTGCAATCATTACAGAGATTGCTGGTACAGTTTCAATCGAAGAAGATTCAAAGACAAAGAAGAGAGAAGTTGTTGTTACAAACTCTGAAACAGGTGATGTAGAGAAGTACTTAATTCCTTACGGATCACGTATCAAGGTAATTTCAGGTCAGGAACTTGAAGCTGGTGATGAGCTTACAGAAGGTTCTGTAAACCCACATGATATCCTTGCAATCAAGGGTAAGTCAGCTGTTCAGGATTATCTCATCCGTGAAGTACAGCGTGTTTACCGTTTACAGGGTGTTGATATCAACGATAAGCATATCGAAGTTCTTTGCCGTCAGATGTTAAAGCGTATCAGAGTTGACGAGGCTGGTGATACAGGATTTATGCCTGGTTCACTTGTAGACTGGCTTGACTTTGAAGAAGCTAACGAGAAGATGGAGGCAGAGGGTAAGGAAGTTGCAACTGGTACACAGGAACTCCTTGGTATCACAAAGGCAGCCCTTGCTACTAACTCATTCCTTTCAGCAGCTTCATTCCAGGAGACAACAAAGGTTCTTACTGATGCAGCTATCAAGGGTAAGATTGATCCACTTAACGGACTTAAAGAGAACGTTATCATTGGTCGCTTAATCCCTGCTGGTACAGGTATGAAGAGATATTCAAACATTCCTCTTTCAACAGACAATCAGCTTGCAGATGCAGCAATGCCTGTAGAAGAGTTCGAAGGCGAGGCTAATGGTGCAGAAGCACTTTCAGATGAGCTTGTAGATGTAGAATAA
- the rpsL gene encoding 30S ribosomal protein S12: MPTFNQLVRKGRQTSVKKSTAPALQRGYNSLKKKPTNTSSPQKRGVCTAVKTATPKKPNSALRKIARVRLSNGIEVTSYIPGEGHNLQEHSVVLIRGGRVKDLPGTRYHVIRGTLDTAGVANRKQGRSKYGAKRPKDAK; the protein is encoded by the coding sequence ATGCCAACATTCAACCAGCTAGTTAGAAAAGGTCGTCAGACATCTGTAAAGAAGTCTACAGCACCAGCACTTCAGAGAGGTTATAACTCTCTTAAGAAGAAGCCTACTAACACTTCTTCTCCACAGAAGCGTGGTGTATGTACAGCTGTTAAGACAGCTACACCTAAGAAGCCTAACTCAGCTCTTCGTAAGATTGCCAGAGTTCGTCTTTCAAACGGAATCGAAGTAACTTCATACATTCCAGGCGAAGGTCACAATCTTCAGGAGCATAGCGTTGTTTTGATTCGTGGTGGTCGTGTTAAGGATTTACCTGGTACACGTTATCACGTAATCAGAGGTACTCTTGATACAGCCGGCGTTGCAAACCGCAAGCAGGGACGTTCAAAGTACGGCGCTAAGAGACCTAAGGATGCTAAGTAA
- the rpsG gene encoding 30S ribosomal protein S7 gives MPRKGHTQKRDVLADPIYNSKVVTKLINNIMLDGKKGVAQKIVYGAFGKVEEKTGRPALEVFEEAMNNVMPVLEVKARRIGGATYQVPIEVRPDRRQALGLRWLTMFSRTRTEKTMEERLANEIMDAAGNTGSAVKRKEEMHRMAEANKAFAHYRF, from the coding sequence GTGCCAAGAAAAGGACATACTCAAAAAAGAGACGTTTTGGCAGATCCTATATACAATAGCAAAGTAGTTACAAAGCTTATCAACAACATCATGCTTGATGGTAAGAAGGGTGTAGCTCAGAAGATTGTATATGGTGCATTTGGCAAAGTCGAGGAAAAGACTGGAAGACCTGCACTTGAGGTTTTCGAGGAAGCTATGAACAACGTTATGCCTGTACTTGAGGTAAAGGCTAGACGTATCGGTGGTGCTACATATCAGGTACCTATCGAAGTAAGACCAGATCGTCGTCAGGCCCTTGGCCTTAGATGGCTCACAATGTTCTCACGTACACGTACTGAGAAGACAATGGAAGAGCGTCTTGCAAACGAGATTATGGATGCAGCTGGAAACACAGGTTCAGCTGTTAAGAGAAAAGAAGAAATGCATAGAATGGCAGAAGCTAATAAGGCATTTGCTCATTACAGATTCTAA
- the fusA gene encoding elongation factor G: protein MAGREYPLERTRNIGIMAHIDAGKTTLTERILYYTGVNYKIGDTHEGTATMDWMEQEAERGITITSAATTCHWTEQENCKPKKGALEHRINIIDTPGHVDFTVEVERSLRVLDGAVGVFCAKGGVEPQSENVWRQADTYNVPRMAFINKMDILGANFYGAVDQIRDRLKKNAIVLQLPIGKEDDFKGIIDLFEMKAYIYNDDKGDDISITDIPADMADDAELYHTELVEKICELDDDLMMAYLEGEEPSVDELKAALRKATCECKAIPVCCGSAYRNKGVQKLLDAIIEYMPAPTDVPAIQGTDLDGNPVEKHSSDDEPFAALAFKIMADPFVGKLAFIRVYSGTLNSGSYCLNATKDKKERVGRILQMHANKRTELDKVYSGDIAAVVGLKFTTTGDTICDEQHPVILESMEFPEPVIELAIEPKTKAGQQKMGEALAKLAEEDPTFRQHTDQETGQTIIAGMGELHLEIIVDRLLREFKVEANVGAPQVAYKETFTKAVDQEYKYAKQSGGRGQYGHCKVRFTPIDANAEETFRFKSSVVGGAIPKEYIPSVGEGIEEAAKAGILCGFPVLGVEADVYDGSYHEVDSSEMAFHIAGSMCFKEAMAKAAPVLLEPIMKVEVTMPEEYMGDVIGSLNAKRGQIQSMDDLGGGKIVRALVPLAEMFGYSTELRSSTQGRGNYSMFFEKYEPVPKNVQEQIISNHAK from the coding sequence GTGGCAGGAAGAGAATATCCACTTGAGCGTACCAGAAATATTGGTATTATGGCTCATATCGATGCCGGAAAGACTACACTTACAGAGCGTATTCTTTACTATACTGGTGTTAACTACAAGATTGGTGATACTCATGAAGGTACTGCAACCATGGACTGGATGGAGCAGGAAGCTGAGAGAGGTATCACAATTACTTCAGCTGCTACAACATGTCACTGGACTGAGCAGGAAAACTGCAAGCCTAAGAAGGGTGCTCTTGAGCACCGTATCAACATCATTGATACACCAGGCCACGTAGACTTTACTGTTGAGGTTGAGCGTTCCCTTCGTGTACTTGATGGCGCCGTTGGTGTCTTCTGTGCAAAGGGTGGCGTTGAGCCACAGTCAGAGAATGTTTGGAGACAGGCTGACACATATAACGTACCAAGAATGGCTTTCATCAATAAGATGGATATCCTTGGTGCAAACTTCTACGGAGCTGTTGATCAGATCCGTGATAGACTTAAGAAGAACGCTATCGTTCTTCAGCTTCCTATCGGTAAGGAAGATGATTTCAAGGGAATTATCGACCTTTTCGAGATGAAAGCATACATCTATAACGATGATAAGGGTGATGATATTTCTATTACAGACATCCCAGCTGATATGGCTGATGATGCTGAGCTTTATCACACAGAGCTCGTTGAGAAAATCTGTGAGTTAGATGATGATCTTATGATGGCTTACCTTGAGGGTGAAGAGCCTTCAGTTGATGAGCTTAAGGCTGCACTTCGTAAGGCAACTTGCGAGTGTAAGGCTATCCCAGTATGCTGTGGATCTGCATATAGAAACAAGGGTGTTCAGAAGCTTCTTGATGCTATCATTGAGTACATGCCAGCTCCTACAGACGTACCAGCTATTCAGGGTACAGACTTAGATGGTAACCCAGTTGAGAAGCACTCATCAGATGATGAGCCATTCGCAGCTTTAGCTTTCAAGATTATGGCTGATCCATTCGTTGGAAAGCTCGCATTTATCCGTGTATACTCAGGTACATTGAACTCAGGTTCATACTGCCTTAACGCTACAAAGGATAAGAAGGAGCGTGTTGGTCGTATTCTTCAGATGCACGCTAACAAGCGTACAGAGTTAGACAAGGTTTATTCTGGCGATATCGCAGCTGTTGTAGGTCTTAAGTTTACAACAACTGGTGATACAATCTGCGATGAGCAGCATCCAGTAATCCTTGAGTCTATGGAATTCCCAGAGCCAGTTATCGAGCTTGCTATCGAGCCTAAGACTAAGGCTGGACAGCAGAAGATGGGCGAAGCTCTTGCAAAGCTTGCTGAAGAGGATCCTACATTCCGTCAGCATACTGATCAGGAGACAGGCCAGACAATCATCGCTGGTATGGGTGAGCTTCACCTTGAGATCATTGTTGATCGTCTTCTTAGAGAGTTCAAGGTTGAGGCTAACGTTGGTGCACCTCAGGTTGCATACAAAGAGACATTTACAAAGGCAGTTGATCAGGAATACAAGTATGCTAAGCAGTCTGGTGGACGTGGTCAGTACGGTCATTGTAAAGTTAGATTTACTCCAATTGATGCTAACGCTGAAGAGACATTCAGATTTAAGTCTTCAGTAGTTGGTGGTGCTATTCCTAAGGAATACATCCCATCTGTTGGTGAGGGTATCGAGGAAGCAGCTAAGGCTGGTATCCTTTGCGGATTCCCTGTTCTTGGTGTAGAAGCAGACGTTTACGATGGTTCTTACCATGAAGTCGATTCATCAGAAATGGCATTCCACATTGCAGGTTCAATGTGCTTCAAGGAAGCTATGGCTAAGGCAGCTCCAGTTCTTCTTGAGCCAATCATGAAGGTTGAAGTAACAATGCCTGAGGAATACATGGGTGATGTAATCGGATCACTTAACGCAAAGCGTGGTCAGATCCAGTCAATGGATGACCTTGGCGGCGGCAAGATTGTTAGAGCACTTGTTCCACTTGCAGAGATGTTCGGATACTCAACAGAGCTTCGTTCATCTACACAGGGACGTGGTAACTACTCAATGTTCTTCGAGAAGTATGAGCCAGTTCCAAAGAACGTTCAGGAGCAGATCATCTCTAACCACGCAAAATAA